The window CAGATTTGATACACTGCCTACAGAAATATTCCCGCTCAATAGACGTGTGATGCCTCCTAATGGAATAGTGAGGAAGCTAAAGAGAAATTCCTCAAAGTTTTTCTCTGCTAGAGCAAACAGCACTTTGTTACTTGACTTTTGAACTATAAGTTTTATAGTCATTGCATCTTCTGTTGTCTCCCTATCTCTGCAAGTCTGAGTGTCAGCTAAGGAGCCTACTTTTGATTGAATTATGGCCACACGATCAGCGCCATCACACAAAAACGCTTCAGTCAGGGGAGATTCCTATTTTAATGAACATTTGAGCACATTCAGCATCTGAACTCAACAAGCCcagttaataaaattaagatatttaaaataagtttaatCAAAAGCAAGAAAGTTATTTACTTCCCTCCTTTCTTTTTTGCCGAATGATTTACATACCTCTTTAAAGCCATAAAGTTCTTTCTTCAACTGTGTTTAAATCTTTGACCCTGCACTTCTTAAGTAGCTCAACGGATACAGTCAGTTGTTTAGGAAATACATACAGATCATCACTTACTATATAGGATTCGATCTCCCTAGCAAAAACTCCACCCTTATGTTGGACATTCTTGACATTTGGAGTGACAGACACAGTTATGCCTCTATTCATTAGCTTGCCACAGCTACATCTCGTAGTACAGTAAGTGCTTAAAAATGCAGAACTATTTCGGCTACAACCCCAATCTTCGCATATGAAATAGGTACCAGGAGCACTATCATCTAAGTTCAGTTTCAGTTGTAGACAGTCTGCTTCTGCTGAGTTCCTTGGACTGAGGAGCATCTGCTTGCATTCATCAGACCATAAAAGCCCGGAGTCCAAATTTTTGACACTAGTGTATAATGTACTAAAGCTCCCAATCACTCTTGACTCTGACTCTAGATTATTGTTTAAGATTCTAACGATAGTCCCCATCGGTAGTGTAAGGAAACTGAAGAAAGTGTCAATGAAATCACTTCCTGCTTCGGCAAACACTACCCTGTTTCTCTCTTTCTCTACAAATAATTTTAGCTGGAACTTGACTTGTTTCATTGCATCCAAAATATCACTGTGGTTTGCTTGTGATTCATGCTTGATGTTGTTCTGAAAATAAGATTTACATTATTTACATGCATTGATAAGTAATTATTTGAAGGCCTCAACTAGGGCTGCACATGGgctgggttgggttggttttaACCATTTAGGtaacccaacccatttagttcgggtcacaaaaaaataacccattaatatcaaaaaaattcttACAACCCAACCCTACTACTTATGCGATGGGTTGGGTCGGGTTGGTTTGGGTTGAATGGGTTGAGCAAGCAAAAAAGTTTTCATAACAATTATATTTTCACAAGTTAAGTAGCTAACATTGACTCTAGGTGAAATAAAGTCCTACAAgttaaagaaaagagaaagtcCATACTGCAAGTTAAAAGAAAGAAGTGCTGCTAATAACCGGTATTAGTAGTCtgttaatcaaatatcaaaacatAAAGATCCTCAATATGAAAGGTATATCTGAATGTGCTATACTAAAAGAGTgaccatattatttatatggatTGCTTATCACATCTAATAACACACCTTATTAACTTCCTAGCTAGATTGGAGTTTAACAACCAATTAGATGCAAGACTTAATACTACtactatatattaatttactCTTTTATAATACTTagatcgggttgggttgggttagggttttaAATAGGTAAACTCTGACCCAACCCAATATAAACGGGTCAATTGAAAATTAACCCAACTAACCCATGGGTTTGGATGGTTCGGTTTGGACGGCCTAATTAAGGgttgggttgggtcggtttaTGCGGGTTCGCCGACCCATGAGCAACCCTAGCCTCAACTTTATACAGAGGTACTGTTGTAAGAtcattttaataaatgattattaCACAATTGTGAGAATTGCTAGAGTCAAACtataaacatatttcatagcaTGTAAACATTTATAAATTTCCATCAACGATATATAATTAAGTATTTCAGTTTTAACGTTATGGCACACAATTGGGTATAACTTAGCAATATCTCTTGCACTGCTgcataaataattattacacAATTGTGAGAAATTAATGATATAAAGTCAAACtataaacatatttcatagcaTGTAAACATTTATAAGTTTCCatcaacaatatatatttaagtatatttaaattttaacttcaTGGCACACAATTAGGTATAACTTAGCAATATCTCTTGCACGGCTGCATTTTAGGTAATACCACAATATGAAAAAGGAAGAATAGATTACTGACAAGTTCAACAGGCCTCCGCGTACTTTCCAACCTAGGCATTTTCAAAGATTCACCTGATGAAATCGAAGCAAACATTAGTCAGATATTAAACAACATCAAAGCAACTGAAgtatacaaaaacaaaaatgaaaagaagATCTCATACCTCTCTTAATCACACTATTGCACCGGTTGGTTTGctttttgtttttggtttttctCTTAAGCATCTTTCCCTTGGATCTGTCATTCATCCTGACAGGTGACTTCGCCAAAAATGTATCAGGCATTTTCACAGGTTCAcgtaatatatgaaaataaga of the Daucus carota subsp. sativus chromosome 4, DH1 v3.0, whole genome shotgun sequence genome contains:
- the LOC108217114 gene encoding uncharacterized protein LOC108217114 — encoded protein: MPDTFLAKSPVRMNDRSKGKMLKRKTKNKKQTNRCNSVIKRGESLKMPRLESTRRPVELNNIKHESQANHSDILDAMKQVKFQLKLFVEKERNRVVFAEAGSDFIDTFFSFLTLPMGTIVRILNNNLESESRVIGSFSTLYTSVKNLDSGLLWSDECKQMLLSPRNSAEADCLQLKLNLDDSAPGTYFICEDWGCSRNSSAFLSTYCTTRCSCGKLMNRGITVSVTPNVKNVQHKGGVFAREIESYIESPLTEAFLCDGADRVAIIQSKVGSLADTQTCRDRETTEDAMTIKLIVQKSSNKVLFALAEKNFEEFLFSFLTIPLGGITRLLSGNISVGSVSNLYQSVSSLNSKCNIKSQEVKMLLNFQLAPLHFCKNQIFCLNEAKAPLYYCLSDKRYAESIGCLVEYRVDCNYELKCTPLTLKNPKFEEEYARSNEMFMVTDDLVVSPFSAIASISIMQQLKIYPSDVEEQVVRIGMEEALKILKASFESTAALTNAFSSDLLLKKQLTKEEH